A genomic window from Gossypium hirsutum isolate 1008001.06 chromosome D12, Gossypium_hirsutum_v2.1, whole genome shotgun sequence includes:
- the LOC107946377 gene encoding uncharacterized hydrolase YugF isoform X2, with translation MLTLTSASSALTLFPECKTQRRRFAISAAADDKFPSFLPKQMEEIKDPFARKLATRIERLPVNVSFSEKSIMSSCVKPLIQSNQNPVVLLHSFDSSCLEWRYTFPLLEEAGLETWAIDILGWGFSNLERIKSCDVASKRGHFYQLWKSYIKRPMTLVGPSLGAAVAVDFAVNHPEAVENLVLIDASVYAEGTGNLAKLPRAVAYAGVSILKSFPLRLYTTFLAFKGVSFDTGLDWVNIGKLHCLYPWWEDATVSFMISGGYNVSRQIDQVMQKTLIIWGEDDQIISNKLAVRLHCELPNSIIRQIPDCGHLPHVEKPDSAARLILEFMQNHSCQKKAQLAPTEEVVY, from the exons ATGCTCACCCTCACCTCCGCCAGCTCCGCTCTAACATTATTCCCGGAATGCAAAACCCAACGGCGCCGATTCGCAATTTCGGCGGCGGCGGATGATAAGTTCCCTTCCTTTCTACCAAAACAAATGGAAGAAATCAAAGACCCATTTGCCCGAAAACTCGCCACCCGAATCGAAAGACTGCCCGTAAAT GTTAGCTTCTCAGAAAAAAGCATTATGAGTAGTTGCGTGAAGCCATTGATTCAGAGCAACCAAAATCCAGTGGTTCTCCTTCATAGCTTTGACAg TTCTTGTTTAGAATGGAGATACACATTTCCATTGCTTGAGGAGGCTGGTTTGGAAACTTGGGCTATTGACATTCTTGGTTGGGGTTTCTCTAATTTAG AAAGAATCAAGTCATGTGATGTAGCATCTAAGCGTGGGCATTTCTATCAG CTGTGGAAGTCATACATCAAAAGGCCAATGACATTGGTCGGGCCAAGTTTGGGCGCTGCTGTTGCAGTTGATTTTGCAGTCAACCACCCGGAAGCT GTTGAAAATCTTGTTCTGATCGATGCAAGTGTATATGCGGAAGGTACAGGAAACCTAGCAAAGTTACCTCGAGCAGTAGCCTATGCTGGG GTATCTATATTGAAGAGCTTCCCGCTACGCTTATATACAACTTTTTTGGCATTCAAGGGTGTGTCATTTGACACCGGCTTAGACTGGGTTAAT ATTGGTAAACTGCATTGCCTATATCCTTGGTGGGAGGATGCAACTGTGAGTTTTATGATCAGCGGTGGTTACAATGTCAGCCGACAGATAGATCAG GTGATGCAGAAGACACTTATCATATGGGGTGAGGATGACCAGATTATTAGCAACAAGCTAGCAGTG AGACTGCACTGTGAACTGCCGAATTCAATTATTCGCCAAATACCCGATTGCGGTCATCTTCCTCATGTAGAAAAGCCAGATTCTGCTGCCAGATTAATCTTGGAATTTATGCAGAATCACAGCTGCCAGAAAAAGGCCCAGTTGGCCCCTACTGAAGAAGTTGTGTATTAA
- the LOC107946377 gene encoding uncharacterized hydrolase YugF isoform X1 produces the protein MLTLTSASSALTLFPECKTQRRRFAISAAADDKFPSFLPKQMEEIKDPFARKLATRIERLPVNVSFSEKSIMSSCVKPLIQSNQNPVVLLHSFDSSCLEWRYTFPLLEEAGLETWAIDILGWGFSNLERIKSCDVASKRGHFYQLWKSYIKRPMTLVGPSLGAAVAVDFAVNHPEAVENLVLIDASVYAEGTGNLAKLPRAVAYAGFNAYQHMLGTFSFSLCEKGVGLLNLCSSYSNVSILKSFPLRLYTTFLAFKGVSFDTGLDWVNIGKLHCLYPWWEDATVSFMISGGYNVSRQIDQVMQKTLIIWGEDDQIISNKLAVRLHCELPNSIIRQIPDCGHLPHVEKPDSAARLILEFMQNHSCQKKAQLAPTEEVVY, from the exons ATGCTCACCCTCACCTCCGCCAGCTCCGCTCTAACATTATTCCCGGAATGCAAAACCCAACGGCGCCGATTCGCAATTTCGGCGGCGGCGGATGATAAGTTCCCTTCCTTTCTACCAAAACAAATGGAAGAAATCAAAGACCCATTTGCCCGAAAACTCGCCACCCGAATCGAAAGACTGCCCGTAAAT GTTAGCTTCTCAGAAAAAAGCATTATGAGTAGTTGCGTGAAGCCATTGATTCAGAGCAACCAAAATCCAGTGGTTCTCCTTCATAGCTTTGACAg TTCTTGTTTAGAATGGAGATACACATTTCCATTGCTTGAGGAGGCTGGTTTGGAAACTTGGGCTATTGACATTCTTGGTTGGGGTTTCTCTAATTTAG AAAGAATCAAGTCATGTGATGTAGCATCTAAGCGTGGGCATTTCTATCAG CTGTGGAAGTCATACATCAAAAGGCCAATGACATTGGTCGGGCCAAGTTTGGGCGCTGCTGTTGCAGTTGATTTTGCAGTCAACCACCCGGAAGCT GTTGAAAATCTTGTTCTGATCGATGCAAGTGTATATGCGGAAGGTACAGGAAACCTAGCAAAGTTACCTCGAGCAGTAGCCTATGCTGGG TTTAATGCTTACCAGCACATGTTgggtactttttctttttccctttgtgAGAAGGGGGTCGGCTTGTTAAATCTATGTTCCTCATACTCCAAT GTATCTATATTGAAGAGCTTCCCGCTACGCTTATATACAACTTTTTTGGCATTCAAGGGTGTGTCATTTGACACCGGCTTAGACTGGGTTAAT ATTGGTAAACTGCATTGCCTATATCCTTGGTGGGAGGATGCAACTGTGAGTTTTATGATCAGCGGTGGTTACAATGTCAGCCGACAGATAGATCAG GTGATGCAGAAGACACTTATCATATGGGGTGAGGATGACCAGATTATTAGCAACAAGCTAGCAGTG AGACTGCACTGTGAACTGCCGAATTCAATTATTCGCCAAATACCCGATTGCGGTCATCTTCCTCATGTAGAAAAGCCAGATTCTGCTGCCAGATTAATCTTGGAATTTATGCAGAATCACAGCTGCCAGAAAAAGGCCCAGTTGGCCCCTACTGAAGAAGTTGTGTATTAA
- the LOC107946377 gene encoding uncharacterized hydrolase YugF isoform X3 has product MLTLTSASSALTLFPECKTQRRRFAISAAADDKFPSFLPKQMEEIKDPFARKLATRIERLPVNVSFSEKSIMSSCVKPLIQSNQNPVVLLHSFDSSCLEWRYTFPLLEEAGLETWAIDILGWGFSNLERIKSCDVASKRGHFYQLWKSYIKRPMTLVGPSLGAAVAVDFAVNHPEAVSILKSFPLRLYTTFLAFKGVSFDTGLDWVNIGKLHCLYPWWEDATVSFMISGGYNVSRQIDQVMQKTLIIWGEDDQIISNKLAVRLHCELPNSIIRQIPDCGHLPHVEKPDSAARLILEFMQNHSCQKKAQLAPTEEVVY; this is encoded by the exons ATGCTCACCCTCACCTCCGCCAGCTCCGCTCTAACATTATTCCCGGAATGCAAAACCCAACGGCGCCGATTCGCAATTTCGGCGGCGGCGGATGATAAGTTCCCTTCCTTTCTACCAAAACAAATGGAAGAAATCAAAGACCCATTTGCCCGAAAACTCGCCACCCGAATCGAAAGACTGCCCGTAAAT GTTAGCTTCTCAGAAAAAAGCATTATGAGTAGTTGCGTGAAGCCATTGATTCAGAGCAACCAAAATCCAGTGGTTCTCCTTCATAGCTTTGACAg TTCTTGTTTAGAATGGAGATACACATTTCCATTGCTTGAGGAGGCTGGTTTGGAAACTTGGGCTATTGACATTCTTGGTTGGGGTTTCTCTAATTTAG AAAGAATCAAGTCATGTGATGTAGCATCTAAGCGTGGGCATTTCTATCAG CTGTGGAAGTCATACATCAAAAGGCCAATGACATTGGTCGGGCCAAGTTTGGGCGCTGCTGTTGCAGTTGATTTTGCAGTCAACCACCCGGAAGCT GTATCTATATTGAAGAGCTTCCCGCTACGCTTATATACAACTTTTTTGGCATTCAAGGGTGTGTCATTTGACACCGGCTTAGACTGGGTTAAT ATTGGTAAACTGCATTGCCTATATCCTTGGTGGGAGGATGCAACTGTGAGTTTTATGATCAGCGGTGGTTACAATGTCAGCCGACAGATAGATCAG GTGATGCAGAAGACACTTATCATATGGGGTGAGGATGACCAGATTATTAGCAACAAGCTAGCAGTG AGACTGCACTGTGAACTGCCGAATTCAATTATTCGCCAAATACCCGATTGCGGTCATCTTCCTCATGTAGAAAAGCCAGATTCTGCTGCCAGATTAATCTTGGAATTTATGCAGAATCACAGCTGCCAGAAAAAGGCCCAGTTGGCCCCTACTGAAGAAGTTGTGTATTAA
- the LOC107946379 gene encoding formin-like protein 14, producing MDPFFSSMPVAPPPPIPPPSVIPVVPPFVSNPTTATTVAGGPPPSFDHPSYSDMICEAIGALKDKNGSSKRAIAKYIESAHKDLPPTHSALLTHHLKRLKNNGILVMVKKSYKLASTARSEVPILDSTPSNPPDVSSPPGFKRSRGRPPKPKPTISAPTDPIPQQQQQQQQPLPAPIPDATKRSPGRPRKNGPVAPLGVRKGRGRPPKTGPKKSPGRPRKPKTVRSVVGANAMKRGRGRPPKVLNQMPQPAVMPIQGQPMAVPYADTAAAVPTTTAVAAGPRPRGRPKGTSVAPAGLAVPGKGRGRPPKSSGVAAKPIKPKKSTGKPVGRPKKTTDGAASYGDLKRKLEFFQSKVKQAVGVLKSQFSSESNISAIDAIQELEVLAAMDINKPFKDDAQPPPPPPPAPEPTQPAPMPQNMEGQVY from the exons ATGGACCCTTTTTTCTCTTCCATGCCCGTAGCCCCTCCTCCCCCGATCCCTCCCCCGTCCGTCATCCCTGTCGTCCCTCCTTTTGTCTCTAACCCTACGACGGCAACTACGGTGGCTGGTGGTCCACCACCGAGTTTCGACCACCCATCTTACTCTGACATGATATGCGAAGCTATCGGGGCTTTAAAAGACAAGAATGGGTCAAGCAAAAGGGCTATAGCTAAGTACATAGAGTCAGCTCACAAGGACTTGCCACCAACACACTCGGCCTTGTTGACTCACCACTTGAAGCGCTTGAAAAACAACGGTATCTTAGTCATGGTCAAGAAATCTTATAAGCTTGCTTCTACTGCTAGATCTGAGGTTCCTATCCTCGATTCTACTCCTTCCAACCCTCCCGATGTTTCTTCTCCTCCTGGATTCAAACGAAGCCGTGGTCGTCCTCCTAAACCCAAACCCACAATTTCTGCTCCTACCGACCCTATTCctcagcagcagcagcagcaacagcAACCGCTGCCTGCTCCGATTCCCGATGCCACTAAAAGGTCTCCCGGTAGGCCCAGGAAGAATGGTCCCGTTGCTCCACTTGGGGTTAGGAAGGGCCGGGGTCGTCCACCCAAAACTGGCCCTAAGAAGAGTCCCGGTCGTCCCAGGAAGCCCAAAACGGTCAGGTCGGTGGTGGGGGCTAATGCGATGAAAAGGGGTCGTGGGCGGCCGCCTAAGGTCTTGAACCAGATGCCTCAACCGGCTGTTATGCCGATCCAGGGTCAGCCCATGGCTGTTCCTTATGCTGATACCGCTGCTGCTGTTCCTACTACTACTGCCGTTGCTGCTGGTCCGAGGCCTAGAGGAAGGCCAAAAGGCACTTCCGTGGCTCCTGCTGGCCTTGCGGTCCCTGGAAAGGGGAGAGGTCGACCACCCAAGAGTAGTGGGGTCGCCGCGAAGCCCATCAAGCCCAAGAAATCTACTGGAAAGCCTGTTGGCCGCCCCAAGAAG ACAACGGATGGAGCAGCATCATATGGCGATCTGAAGAGAAAACTTGAATTCTTT CAATCAAAAGTGAAGCAAGCAGTTGGAGTACTAAAGTCTCAGTTCAGCAGTGAAAGCAACATCAGTGCAATCGATGCTATCCAAGAGTTAGAAGTACTTGCAGCTATGGACATTaacaaaccatttaaagatgatGCTCAGCCACCGCCCCCACCACCCCCAGCACCAGAACCGACACAGCCAGCACCGATGCCCCAAAATATGGAAGGACAAGTGTATTAA
- the LOC121224557 gene encoding uncharacterized protein codes for MTFFYNRIPVQEIRPNWTTRVSTSFVDDDTANRIFSIPLSESGSEDILVWKYEGLGKYFVRSGYRVLITECLQSNLHQSTSGADYKGFYTNLWASNIPGKIKIHVWRLFNNLVPHYGNLTCRKLSVETVCPLCQEELENSEHLLWSCGILQCVWSLLHITLPSFDVALDFKNRFVSTYLAGDDRQRRLISISLWCLWFHRNNLVHERVKFSMSKVLGFIRGYDQDLGLMHKNLCPSSSLGKELWRPPDADVIKINFDASYVQEKKLAVTVALARDCRGEVVEANTYLLEDVGDAFVAEARACERALLLARMMGFRRLLVEGDSLSVIKYVQKKGVDRSVLRPITFHIQRLHLLFDEVTYSFVPRTVNNAAHVLALEGRRRRVCGNWADGVPESVRLAVKKDWLLWSQRMLWRARLADIGCRRGAAAGS; via the exons atgacttttttctATAACAGAATCCCGGTTCAGGAAATTCGGCCTAACTGGACAACG AGAGTTAGTACAAGTTTTGTGGATGATGATACAGCAAATCGTATCTTCTCGATTCCTCTCTCTGAAAGCGGATCGGAGGATATTCTGGTATGGAAATATGAGGGTTTAGGCAAGTACTTTGTTAGGAGTGGGTATCGGGTTCTCATTACAGAATGTTTACAAAGCAATTTACATCAGTCTACTAGTGGTGCAGATTACAAAGGATTTTACACTAATTTATGGGCTTCGAACATTcctggaaaaattaaaattcatgtatggAGGCTGTTCAACAATCTGGTGCCTCACTATGGTAATTTGACGTGTAGAAAATTGTCCGTGGAGACTGTGTGTCCGCTGTGCCAGGAAGAGTTGGAGAATAGTGAGCATCTACTGTGGTCTTGTGGGATACTGCAGTGTGTGTGGTCCTTGTTGCATATTACACTTCCTTCCTTTGATGTTGCTCTGGATTTTAAAAATCGATTTGTTAGTACGTATCTAGCTGGTGATGACCGACAGAGACGACTCATTTCTATTTCCTTATGGTGTCTCTGGTTTCATAGAAATAATTTGGTACATGAAAGGGTTAAATTCTCAATGTCGAAGGTATTGGGGTTCATTAGGGGTTATGACCAGGATCTTGGATTAATGCATAAGAATTTATGCCCTTCTAGTTCGTTGGGCAAGGAGCTTTGGAGGCCTCCTGATGCTGATGTTATTAAGATTAATTTTGATGCGTCTTATGTTCAGGAAAAAAAACTTGCTGTAACAGTAGCCTTAGCCAGAGATTGCAGAGGGGAAGTGGTAGAGGCAAATACTTATCTGTTAGAGGATGTTGGCGATGCTTTTGTGGCTGAGGCACGAGCTTGTGAAAGGGCGCTACTCCTTGCACGCATGATGGGCTTTCGGCGATTGTTGGTGGAAGGGGATTCCCTGTCAGTCATCAAATATGTTCAGAAGAAAGGGGTTGATAGATCGGTTCTTAGGCCGATTACTTTTCATATACAACGATTGCACTTATTATTTGATGAAGTTACTTACAGCTTTGTGCCCCGGACGGTCAACAATGCGGCGCACGTCCTGGCGCTGGAAGGTCGGAGGAGGAGGGTGTGTGGTAACTGGGCTGATGGTGTACCGGAGTCCGTGAGGCTGGCAGTGAAGAAGGACTGGTTGCTTTGGAGTCAAAGG ATGCTGTGGAGAGCTCGTCTGGCTGATATTGGGTGTCGAAGAGGTgctgctgcaggttcatga
- the LOC107946382 gene encoding PLASMODESMATA CALLOSE-BINDING PROTEIN 3 — protein sequence MVPFIYVVLFLAMSGHSSANYCLCKDGVNEQTLQKTLDYACGAGADCTPINQNGPCYNPNTVKDHCNYAVNSYFQKKGQAQGSCDFSGTATVSVNPPSNIPSTCSFPSSGTSTTPSTGTPTTPTTGTPTSTPTTGTPTTPTTGTPTTGTPTTPTTGTPTTGTSTGIPSTTPTTGTTTGSPTVFGGGTTSLGPSGTTTGINDPSHAVTLFTSTNNNILFTLAVTLWILAYYWA from the exons ATGGTTCCTTTCATTTATGTTGTTCTTTTCTTAGCCATGTCTGGCCATTCAA GTGCCAACTATTGCTTATGTAAAGATGGAGTGAATGAGCAAACACTTCAGAAAACCCTAGATTATGCTTGTGGAGCAGGAGCTGATTGTACTCCAATTAATCAAAATGGTCCTTGCTATAATCCCAACACTGTGAAAGATCACTGCAATTATGCAGTCAATAGCTATTTCCAAAAGAAAGGTCAAGCTCAAGGAAGCTGTGATTTTTCAGGCACTGCTACTGTTAGTGTTAATCCTCCTTCAA ATATTCCCTCTACTTGCAGTTTTCCTTCCAG TGGTACAAGCACAACACCATCCACAGGGACTCCGACGACACCGACCACAGGGACGCCTACCTCAACACCAACCACAGGGACTCCTACCACACCAACAACGGGGACACCGACAACAGGGACTCCTACCACACCAACAACGGGGACACCGACAACAGGGACAAGCACCGGGATTCCTTCCACAACACCCACCACGGGGACAACCACCGGGTCTCCGACGGTGTTTGGTGGTGGCACCACCTCACTTGGTCCGTCGGGAACAACCACCGGCATCAATGATCCAAGTCATGCTGTGACTCTCTTCACGAGCACCAACAACAACATTCTCTTCACTCTTGCCGTCACACTTTGGATTCTAGCATACTATTGGGCTTAA
- the LOC107946383 gene encoding uncharacterized protein, whose product MELVDDEDVETMVALYCGNESDKNVPIHLFSKLAGMEQNKDVNAYGEEHEAQDSWMVALISYVNSELTIGGIGIDLDITPDVDVVGGKEGASDHYDEDVDSDGDLDVDDVPDDIDDEYVNNDGNINASSVGNQMRRILMHNNIGFIDLDAAHVTEFPEYPEIVPPHRLAINSDHLKLFVGQRFESKEECVLAIKRYDMNISVDYKVAVSKSTIYIQEYWKAAEGCN is encoded by the coding sequence atggaacttgtagacgacgaagacgtggagacaatggtcgctctttacTGTGGGAATGAGAGTGACAAGAATGTACCGATTCACTTATTTTCCAAGTTAGCTGGTATGGAGCAAAATAAAGATGTCAATGCATATGGTGAAGAACACGAAGCTCAAGATTCGTGGATGGTGGCTCTAATATCGTACGTTAATAGTGAATTGACTATAGGTGGGATCGGTATCGATCTGGATATTACACCCGATGTTGATGTGGTTGGTGGTAAAGAAGGTGCTAGCGATCATTATGATGAAGATGTCGATAGTGACGGTGATCTCGATGTGGACGATGTAcctgatgatattgacgatgaataTGTCAATAACGATGGAAATATTAACGCTTCTTCGGTCGGGAACCAGATGCGACGTATTTTGATGCACAATAATATTGGGTTCATAGACCTCGACGCAGCACATGTAACTGAGTTcccggagtaccctgaaatagttcCTCCTCACCGGCTGGCCATAAATTCTGATCATTTGAAGTTATTCGTAGGACAGAGGTTCGAAAGTAAAGAAGAGTGCGTACTTGCTATTAAACGGTATGACATGAACATATCAGTAGATTATAAAGTTGCGGTGTCTAAATCGACAATATATATTCAGGAGTATTGGAAGGCAGCGGAAGGCTGCAATTGA